In Humulus lupulus chromosome 6, drHumLupu1.1, whole genome shotgun sequence, a single genomic region encodes these proteins:
- the LOC133783830 gene encoding uncharacterized protein LOC133783830: MRKSTKSFVNEAAQQDYEKMAAEVERSQNERQSQQQSEASLNVSGVDSSLVDQYEILSKVLGERSDYQRGVGYRAKGKAKKTSSSSTDQSQSQANTAASPNEDMRVMALLVKAIRETFETSTTVHPSKLYNPMFDSFLQRHFPPQSEGASSSQSPSQQYQPPSQQYQPPSHQQYQTPSQQQFQPPSQYPSQQLYQPHPMYPPHMSSQQPPQYQNQYIFGPHSQSPPQYFSFTDFPGGSMQPPPQPQPRDLFGDLTLGRSSQPPYIPSPPPPPPPQPPPSSQPSSSQPDQNVEDEDNFNINLNDFL, encoded by the exons atgagaaaatcgacaaaatcttttgtcaatgaggcagctcaacaagattat gaaaaaatggcggctgaggttgagaggtcacagaatgagaggcaaagtcaacagcagagtgaggcatctctaaatgtatctgGTGTTGATTCGTCCCtggtcgatcaatacgagatactaagtaaagtactcggggagagatctgactaccaaagaggagtgggttatagggcgaaagggaaggcaaaaaagacatcctctagctctacagatcaaagtcagtcccaagcaaatactgctgcttcgcctaatgaagatatgagagttatggctttgctggtgaaggcaattcgtgagacgtttgagacttcgacaactgtgcatcccagtaaactgtataacccaatgtttgacagttttctgcagaggcattttccaccacaatccgaaggtgCTTCGTCTTCTCAGTCTCCGtcacagcagtatcagcctccttcacagcagtatcagcctccttcacatCAGCAGTATCAGACTCCTTCACAGCAGCAgttccagcctccttcacagtatccgtcgcagcagctgtaccagcctcatccaatgtatccgccacatatgtcgtcgcaacaacctcctcagtatcaaaaccaatacataTTTGGACCCCATTCTCAGtctcctccacaatattttagttttaccgattttccaggaggatcgatgcagcctccgccacagccacagcctcgagatctgtttggggacctcacgctcggacgatcatcacaaccaccatatattccttcaccgccaccgccaccgccgCCACAGCCACCGCCATCGTCACAGCCATCGTCCTCACAGCCagaccaaaatgttgaagatgaggacaattttaatattaatcttaatgattttctttag